One Streptococcus gallolyticus subsp. gallolyticus DSM 16831 DNA window includes the following coding sequences:
- the nox gene encoding H2O-forming NADH oxidase encodes MSKIVVIGANHAGTACIKTMLTNYGTENEVVVFDQNSNISFLGCGMALWIGEQIAGPEGLFYSDKDELEQLGAKVYMNSPVESIDYDKKEITALVDGQKHFETYDKLIFATGSQPIIPPIKGVSMKENSLEFESKLENVQFVKLYQNAEDVIERLKEKAISRVAVVGAGYIGVELAEAFQRKGKEVTLIDVAETCLAGYYDRDLSDAMANNLQEHGIHLAFGEAVQEIVGKTKVEKIITDKSEYDVDMVILAVGFRPNTALAQDKIKLFPNGAFLVDKYQETSMPDVYAIGDCATIYNNATQSTDYIALASNAVRTGIVAAHNACGHKLEGAGVQGSNGISIYGLNMVSTGLTLEKAKAKGFDALEVEYVDNQKPEFIQKDNFQVTLKIVYDKTSRVILGAQIMAKKDISMGIHLFSLAIQEQVTIDKLALTDLFFLPHFNKPYNYITMAALNAK; translated from the coding sequence ATGAGTAAAATTGTTGTTATTGGAGCAAATCATGCTGGTACAGCTTGCATAAAGACAATGTTAACCAATTATGGTACTGAAAATGAAGTGGTTGTTTTTGACCAAAATTCAAACATTTCATTTCTCGGTTGTGGTATGGCATTATGGATCGGAGAACAAATCGCTGGACCTGAAGGATTATTCTATTCAGACAAGGATGAATTAGAACAACTTGGTGCTAAAGTTTATATGAATTCTCCTGTGGAATCGATTGATTATGATAAAAAAGAAATCACAGCACTTGTTGATGGGCAAAAACATTTTGAAACATATGATAAATTAATTTTTGCAACAGGCTCACAGCCAATCATCCCGCCAATTAAGGGTGTTAGCATGAAAGAAAATTCGCTTGAATTTGAATCAAAACTCGAAAACGTTCAATTTGTTAAACTTTATCAGAATGCTGAAGATGTTATTGAGAGATTGAAAGAGAAAGCTATTTCTCGTGTAGCTGTCGTCGGAGCAGGCTATATCGGTGTTGAATTAGCAGAAGCTTTCCAACGCAAAGGAAAAGAAGTAACGCTTATCGACGTTGCAGAGACTTGTTTAGCTGGATATTATGACCGCGATTTGAGTGACGCAATGGCAAATAATTTACAAGAACACGGCATTCATTTAGCATTTGGAGAAGCTGTGCAGGAAATTGTTGGTAAGACAAAAGTGGAAAAAATCATCACTGATAAATCAGAATATGATGTCGATATGGTTATTCTAGCGGTTGGTTTTCGTCCCAATACAGCATTGGCTCAAGATAAAATTAAATTGTTCCCAAATGGTGCCTTTTTAGTTGATAAATACCAAGAAACAAGTATGCCTGATGTCTATGCTATCGGTGATTGTGCTACGATTTATAACAATGCGACACAATCAACAGATTACATCGCCCTTGCTTCAAATGCTGTTCGTACAGGAATTGTTGCAGCACACAACGCTTGTGGTCATAAACTAGAAGGAGCAGGTGTTCAAGGTTCAAATGGTATTTCAATTTATGGCTTGAATATGGTTTCGACAGGATTGACTCTAGAAAAGGCAAAAGCAAAAGGCTTTGATGCTCTTGAAGTCGAGTATGTGGATAATCAAAAACCAGAATTCATTCAAAAAGATAATTTCCAAGTTACTCTAAAAATTGTTTATGATAAAACATCACGTGTCATTCTTGGTGCACAAATAATGGCGAAAAAAGACATCTCAATGGGAATTCACTTATTCTCTCTTGCTATCCAAGAACAAGTAACGATTGATAAACTTGCTTTAACAGACTTATTCTTCCTACCGCACTTCAACAAACCATACAACTATATTACAATGGCAGCATTGAATGCGAAATAA
- a CDS encoding ABC transporter permease gives MSFTTMLALLVSSMLIYSAPLIFTSIGGTFSERAGVVNVGLEGIMVMGAFSGVLFNLSFADVFGNATPWVASIVAGFVGVLYSLIHAVATINFRADHVVSGTVLNLIAPSFAVFQCRYLFGKGQTDTISETFGRFSFPILKDIPVIGQIFFNNTSLVAYVAILVSFISWFIIFKTRFGLRLRSVGEHPQAADTLGINVYLMRYAGVMISGFFGGIGGAVYAQTISNNFAVTTIAGPGFIALAAMIFGRWNPIGAMLSSLFFGLSQSLAIIGAQLPFFSSIPSVYLKVAPYVLTIVVLAAFFGKAVAPKADGVNYIKSK, from the coding sequence ATGAGTTTTACAACAATGTTAGCCCTATTAGTTTCTTCCATGTTAATCTATTCTGCACCTTTAATTTTTACTAGTATCGGCGGAACTTTCTCTGAACGTGCTGGTGTTGTAAATGTGGGACTTGAAGGGATTATGGTCATGGGGGCATTCTCTGGTGTTCTCTTTAACCTTAGCTTTGCAGATGTTTTCGGAAATGCTACACCATGGGTTGCCTCAATCGTTGCTGGATTCGTCGGTGTGCTTTACTCACTAATCCACGCTGTCGCAACAATTAATTTCCGAGCAGACCACGTTGTTTCTGGGACTGTATTGAATTTGATTGCACCTTCATTTGCAGTCTTTCAATGTCGTTACCTTTTTGGTAAAGGGCAGACGGATACCATCTCAGAAACATTTGGACGTTTTTCATTCCCAATTTTAAAAGATATCCCAGTTATTGGACAAATTTTCTTTAACAATACGTCATTGGTTGCTTACGTTGCCATTTTAGTGTCGTTTATTTCATGGTTTATCATTTTCAAAACACGTTTTGGACTTCGCTTGCGTTCTGTTGGTGAGCATCCACAAGCCGCTGATACGCTTGGAATCAATGTCTATCTTATGCGTTATGCTGGAGTTATGATTTCAGGTTTCTTTGGTGGTATCGGAGGTGCTGTTTACGCGCAAACGATCTCTAATAACTTTGCGGTTACAACAATCGCTGGTCCAGGTTTCATTGCTTTAGCTGCCATGATTTTTGGTCGTTGGAATCCAATCGGTGCAATGCTTTCAAGCTTGTTCTTTGGATTGTCACAGTCACTTGCGATTATTGGTGCACAATTACCATTCTTCTCAAGTATCCCATCTGTTTACCTAAAAGTAGCACCATACGTTTTGACAATTGTCGTTTTGGCTGCCTTCTTCGGTAAAGCAGTAGCACCTAAGGCTGATGGTGTTAACTATATTAAATCTAAATAA
- a CDS encoding ABC transporter permease, translating into MSKKTQKWAVPLIAVVLGMLLGAILMLCFGYNPLWGYNDLLYTAFGSIKNIGEIFRAMGPLILIALGFSVASKAGFFNVGLPGQALIGWVMSVWFALSFPDLPKPISVICTIVVGLVAGGIAGAIPGILRAFLGTSEVIVTIMMNYIILYSTQYLIQNVFPDNIMRTTEATIKVSENASYQTEWLSALTNNSRMNIGIFIAFIAVIIIWFMMKKTTLGYEITSVGINPHAAEYAGMSAKRLIIISMIISGALAGLGGTVEGLGTFENVYSQTSSLSIGWDGMAVSLLAVNNAIGIPFAAFLYAVLSIGKTGMIGIPSEVIDVVSAFIIFFVGADYMIRHFLKTKKVEGGK; encoded by the coding sequence ATGTCTAAGAAAACACAAAAATGGGCTGTTCCTTTAATTGCCGTTGTTCTCGGTATGTTATTAGGGGCAATCCTCATGCTTTGCTTTGGTTATAATCCTCTTTGGGGGTATAACGACCTACTTTATACTGCATTTGGTTCTATTAAAAATATCGGTGAAATCTTCCGTGCCATGGGTCCGCTTATCTTAATCGCTCTTGGTTTCTCGGTTGCTTCAAAAGCTGGTTTCTTCAACGTTGGACTTCCGGGTCAAGCTTTGATCGGTTGGGTAATGTCAGTGTGGTTCGCACTTTCTTTCCCTGATTTACCAAAACCAATTTCAGTGATTTGTACTATCGTTGTTGGACTTGTTGCTGGTGGTATCGCTGGTGCAATTCCTGGTATCTTGCGTGCATTCCTTGGAACAAGTGAAGTTATTGTCACAATTATGATGAACTATATCATTTTGTATTCAACACAGTACCTTATCCAAAATGTTTTTCCTGACAATATCATGCGTACAACAGAAGCAACTATCAAAGTTTCTGAAAATGCCTCTTATCAGACAGAATGGCTCTCAGCACTAACAAACAATTCACGTATGAATATTGGTATTTTCATCGCTTTTATCGCTGTTATTATCATCTGGTTTATGATGAAGAAAACAACACTTGGCTACGAAATCACATCTGTTGGTATTAACCCACATGCAGCAGAATATGCTGGTATGTCTGCTAAACGCCTAATTATCATTTCAATGATTATCTCAGGAGCACTTGCTGGTCTTGGTGGAACAGTAGAAGGTCTAGGAACATTTGAAAATGTTTATTCTCAAACAAGTTCATTAAGCATTGGTTGGGATGGTATGGCGGTTTCGCTTCTTGCGGTTAATAATGCTATTGGTATTCCATTTGCTGCGTTCTTGTATGCTGTTCTTTCAATTGGTAAAACAGGTATGATTGGTATTCCGTCAGAAGTTATTGACGTTGTTTCTGCTTTCATTATTTTCTTTGTTGGAGCAGATTATATGATCCGTCATTTTCTTAAAACTAAAAAAGTAGAAGGAGGAAAGTAA